A stretch of the Capsicum annuum cultivar UCD-10X-F1 chromosome 10, UCD10Xv1.1, whole genome shotgun sequence genome encodes the following:
- the LOC107843569 gene encoding pentatricopeptide repeat-containing protein At2g32630: MSTPKFYQTAKHLFPKKTNQEIAKLVCSTLINLNSTNKKIPPSLISYINPQITHLVLSNPLVPTQSCLTFFKFLQENQCINHQKPNLESYIVLFLRLFTARKFAESKNVLNNVVANDALRRPFLEIVSLCRGLSCGNNLLQKCGIRPHKIDPCGSAFPSENHVEHKVMGKILDMLFRVYVDNMRFKEGLEVFEYMRNEGFVIDYRSCMVYLLAMKRGKEYELLIEFFDKMVEFDVRITVYSMTMVVDALCKVGEVRKARKVVDEMVSKGVKPNVYTYNTLLDAFMKKQDFVGVKEVLMTMEKEGFDLNVTSYTLLIDGYCNFGNVKEVERLFREIEGKGVEADVHLYTSMISGCSRLCNAKRAFSLFDEMVDKGLVPNAHTYGALINCLCKAGQMKAAEVLLNEMQSKGIDINQVVFNTMMDGYCKQGNVDEAWRMQKIMEGKGYESNVYVYNIIATGLCKLDRREEAKTWLFSMVDRGVAPNEVAYTTLIGIYTKEGNFVEAKRILHEMETKGVKPNTTTYNTLIDGYCKKGMMKEAYKLKTVMECKGLIPDVYTYTSLVHGECISGKVDDALKLFNEMPREGVVPNVVTYTAMISGLSKEGRSDEAFRLYDEMIEAGLKPDASTYSALVGSLHG; encoded by the coding sequence ATGTCAACTCCAAAGTTTTACCAAACAGCAAAACATCTTTTTCCcaaaaaaacaaatcaagaaattgcCAAATTAGTCTGCAGTACTCTAATAAACCTCAATTCTACAAACAAGAAAATCCCTCCATCTTTAATTTCCTACATAAATCCTCAAATAACCCATCTTGTTCTTTCCAACCCATTAGTCCCTACACAATCTTGTTTAACATTCTTCAAATTTTTACAAGAAAATCAATGTATTAACCACCAAAAACCCAATCTTGAGTCATATATAGTATTGTTTTTGCGCTTGTTTACTGCTAGGAAGTTTGCTGAATCCAAGAATGTGTTGAATaatgttgttgctaatgatgcTTTAAGGAGACCCTTTTTGGAGATAGTTTCCTTGTGTAGGGGTTTGAGttgtggaaacaacctcttgcagaaatgtggGATAAGGCCGCATAAGATAGACCCTTGTGGTTCGGCCTTTCCTAGTGAGAATCATGTTGAACATAAAGTCATGGGGAAGATTCTTGATATGTTGTTTAGGGTTTATGTTGATAATATGAGGTTTAAGGAAGGTTTAGAGGTTTTTGAGTATATGAGGAATGAGGGGTTTGTTATAGATTATAGGTCTTGTATGGTTTATTTGCTTGCTATGAAAAGGGGAAAAGAATATGAGTTGTTGATTGAGTTTTTCGACAAGATGGTTGAGTTTGATGTGAGGATTACGGTTTATTCAATGACGATGGTTGTTGACGCGTTGTGTAAAGTAGGAGAGGTTAGGAAGGCGAGAAAAGTCGTGGATGAAATGGTTAGTAAAGGGGTGAAACCAAATGTGTATACTTATAATACATTGTTAGATGCTTTTATGAAGAAACAAGATTTTGTGGGTGTGAAGGAGGTTTTGATGACAATGGAGAAAGAGGGTTTTGATCTAAATGTGACTAGTTATACTCTTTTGATTGACGGTTATTGTAATTTTGGGAATGTTAAAGAGGTCGAGAGATTGTTTAGGGAAATAGAAGGGAAAGGGGTAGAGGCAGATGTTCATTTATACACCTCTATGATTAGTGGCTGTAGCAGGTTATGTAATGCTAAAAGGGCATTTTcattgtttgatgaaatggtGGACAAGGGCCTAGTTCCGAATGCTCACACATATGGAGCTTTGATAAATTGTTTGTGCAAGGCTGGACAGATGAAAGCAGCTGAAGTTTTACTTAATGAGATGCAAAGTAAGGGGATTGACATAAAtcaagttgtatttaatacaatGATGGATGGTTACTGTAAGCAAGGTAATGTAGATGAAGCGTGGAGGATGCAGAAAATTATGGAGGGCAAAGGGTATGAGTCTAATGTATATGTTTATAACATAATTGCCACTGGATTGTGTAAGTTAGATCGGCGTGAGGAAGCAAAGACGTGGTTGTTCTCAATGGTGGATCGAGGCGTAGCTCCAAATGAAGTTGCTTATACAACTTTGATCGGTATTTATACTAAGGAAGGAAATTTTGTTGAGGCAAAAAGGATACTTCATGAGATGGAAACTAAGGGAGTTAAGCCTAATACAACAACGTATAATACCTTGATAGATGGTTATTGCAAGAAGGGTATGATGAAGGAAGCATATAAGCTAAAGACTGTTATGGAATGTAAGGGCCTGATACCTGATGTCTATACATACACCTCACTTGTACATGGGGAATGCATATCAGGGAAGGTAGATGATGCTCTGAAACTTTTCAACGAGATGCCTAGAGAGGGTGTAGTTCCAAACGTGGTGACTTACACAGCAATGATTTCTGGCTTATCAAAAGAGGGCAGATCGGATGAAGCCTTCAGATTATATGATGAGATGATAGAGGCCGGCCTTAAACCTGATGCTAGCACATATTCTGCTCTTGTGGGCAGTCTTCATGGTTGA
- the LOC124887623 gene encoding uncharacterized protein LOC124887623: MQRCRTSHQIAQVQHIKTIGVGKHGTRYKVFWDLKQDGKYSNKSTWKLIRERKPTDHNIAQISYSEGYSMRLHGKLLKENQCDMFFFMEIQRNMYGITLEGHWESEFRHTIRHTIYNRCNQNSNNSIHKLVLQTMPGLIYWEIWKQRCECNHGGKMNFNRYMIIQHIGWNIQNTITKAYAEVGLTLPWITL; the protein is encoded by the exons ATGCAAAGATGCAGAACATCCCATCAGATAGCACAAGTTCAGCATATCAAGACCATTGGAGTTGGTAAGCATGGCACTCGATACAAGGTCTTCTGGGACCTCAAACAAGATGGGAAATATTCCAACAAATCAACTTGGAAACTGATTAGAGAAAGGAAACCAACAGACCACAATATTGCTCAG ATTTCATATTCTGAAGGATACTCTATGCGTCTGCACGGCAAACTTCTAAAAGAAAATCAATGCGACATGTTTTTCTTCATGGAGATTCAGCGCAATATGTATGGAATCACTTTAGAGGGCCACTGGGAATCAGAATTCAGACACACCATCAGGCACACAATTTACAACCGGTGCAATCAAAACTCAAATAATTCCATCCACAAGCTAGTTCTTCAAACTATGCCAGGTCTTATCTATTGGGAGATTTGGAAACAAAGGTGCGAGTGTAATCATGGAGGCAAAATGAATTTCAACAGATATATGATTATCCAACACATTGGCTGGAACATTCAGAATACAATTACTAAAGCTTATGCAGAAGTTGGTTTGACATTACCGTGGATCACTCTTTAA
- the LOC107843570 gene encoding pentatricopeptide repeat-containing protein At2g32630, translated as MITCSNFLRRCIVEYKVKFTVYSMTLVIDGLCKLGEFCKAKKFMDENISKPNDLTYKKILNIYINKKPDFVIVKEILRTMEKEGWGFDVKSYTQLIKWYSTFGEIEEMKSLFMEIEEKGIKPDVYLYTCMVSGYCKMGDLVKACKVFDEMSERGLVPDGYIYGALINGLCKSGLMEAAEVRFNEMRSKGVWVNRCVFNAMMDGYCKLGNVEEALRVQRVMEREGYEPDANVYNIIATGLRKLDKHDKAKRLLLLMLDRGVVPNALAYTTLIDIYCKQGDFVEAKVIFSEMESKGIKPNTGTYNALIDGYFKHGNFIDAKRALREMETKGVKPNTKTYTVLIDGYCKQGDFVKAKRTLIEMESNGVKPNTNTYTVLIDSYCKKGMMNEAYKLIMIMESKDLKPNVYTYTSLVHGECKLGKVDNALKLFNVMSTKGLVPNVVTYTAVISGLSQEGRLDEALRLYNQMIEAGVIPDAAAYSALSFLVEQLERQR; from the exons ATGATTACTTGTTCGAATTTTCTACGAAGATGCATAGTTGAGTATAAAGTGAAATTTACAGTTTATTCAATGACATTAGTAATTGATGGACTATGTAAACTGGGTGAATTTTGTAAAGCaaaaaaattcatggatgaaaataTCTCTAAGCCAAACGATTTGacttataagaaaatattaaatatatacataaataaaaaaccaGATTTTGTTATTGTGAAGGAGATTTTGAGGACAATGGAGAAAGAAGGATGGGGTTTCGACGTTAAAAGTTATACTCAACTGATTAAATGGTATTCGACTTTTGGTGAAATTGAGGAGATGAAAAGTTTATTTATGGAAATTGAAGAGAAGGGAATTAAGCCAGATGTTTATTTATATACGTGTATGGTCAGTGGATATTGTAAAATGGGTGATTTAGTTAAGGCATGTAAGGTGTTCGATGAAATGTCTGAGAGAGGACTTGTTCCTGATGGGTATATATATGGTGCTTTGATTAATGGGTTGTGTAAGAGTGGACTGATGGAAGCAGCGGAAGTTCGGTTTAATGAGATGCGAAGTAAGGGGGTTTGGGTTAATCGATGTGTGTTTAACGCGATGATGGATGGTTATTGTAAGCTGGGTAATGTGGAGGAAGCGTTAAGGGTGCAGAGAGTTATGGAGAGAGAAGGATATGAGCCTGATGCAAATGTTTATAATATTATTGCTACAGGTTTACGTAAGTTAGATAAGCATGATAAGGCGAagaggttgttgttgttgatgctggaTCGAGGTGTAGTTCCGAATGCATTGGCTTATACGACTTTGATCGATATTTATTGCAAGCAGGGGGATTTTGTTGAAGCAAAGGTGATATTTAGTGAGATGGAAAGTAAAGGAATTAAGCCTAACACAGGAACGTACAATGCCCTTATAGATGGTTATTTCAAGCATGGAAATTTTATTGACGCGAAAAGGGCGCTTAGAGAGATGGAAACTAAAGGAGTTAAGCCTAACACGAAAACATACACTGTGTTGATAGATGGTTATTGCAAGCAAGGAGATTTTGTTAAAGCTAAAAGGACACTTATTGAGATGGAAAGTAACGGTGTTAAGCCTAACACCAATACATACACTGTGTTGATAGATAGTTATTGCAAGAAAGGTATGATGAATGAAGCTTATAAGCTTATAATGATCATGGAATCTAAGGACTTGAAACCTAACGTCTATACATACACCTCTCTTGTACACGGGGAATGCAAATTAGGAAAGGTAGATAATGCTCTCAAGCTTTTTAACGTGATGTCTACAAAGGGTTTAGTTCCGAATGTTGTGACTTACACAGCGGTGATTTCTGGCTTATCACAAGAAGGCAGATTAGATGAAGCCCTCAGATTATACAATCAGATGATAGAGGCAGGCGTAATACCCGATGCTGCTGCATACTCTGCACTTAGT TTTTTGGTGGAACAACTGGAGCGGCAAAGGTGA